From Spirosoma agri, one genomic window encodes:
- a CDS encoding type VI secretion system baseplate subunit TssG — protein MVEISDIEALLNQTATRRLRFENVVNELLDASLLTNDELVINPERTSVYNFERDISEISERPNDQQATLWQFNIPRDGFYDTLPERLFQRTKKRTKDEDEWAEIRQEEEKQEQESRHFFLPFDNEFNHQRAAIARFETQTLAGDDALLVSELLNLVAPDADAYSLSNQQKLTLFLLISQAYRLVGNWDETAQYMSRFLQAPVAIQYGRQTIAINRSIGQTDNWKPNRLGDGRLGLDWVLPQPELLDDGGLIRLTIGPLTDTQLPEFLPGGTGIQQVRLLAGYLFPVDADWRLDVLTDAVNDVFRLSASGITGRLGLTTTLS, from the coding sequence ATGGTAGAAATTTCTGACATCGAAGCGCTACTCAATCAAACCGCCACCCGACGGCTGCGGTTCGAGAACGTGGTCAACGAACTGCTGGATGCGAGCTTGCTGACCAACGATGAACTGGTTATCAACCCCGAACGCACGTCGGTCTATAATTTTGAACGGGACATTAGCGAGATAAGCGAACGGCCCAACGACCAACAGGCAACACTCTGGCAGTTCAATATCCCGCGCGATGGGTTCTATGACACCTTACCCGAACGGCTGTTCCAGCGAACGAAGAAGCGAACCAAAGACGAAGATGAGTGGGCCGAAATACGGCAGGAGGAGGAAAAACAGGAACAGGAATCGCGGCATTTTTTCCTGCCGTTCGATAACGAGTTCAACCACCAGCGGGCGGCCATTGCCCGTTTTGAAACCCAGACTTTAGCGGGCGACGATGCCCTGCTGGTGTCGGAACTCCTGAATCTGGTAGCCCCCGATGCCGATGCGTATTCACTCTCGAATCAGCAGAAACTAACACTGTTCCTACTGATCAGTCAGGCTTACCGACTGGTGGGAAATTGGGACGAAACGGCACAGTACATGAGTCGTTTTCTACAGGCTCCGGTTGCCATCCAGTATGGTCGGCAGACGATAGCGATCAACCGGTCTATTGGTCAGACCGACAACTGGAAACCGAATCGCTTGGGCGATGGCAGGCTTGGGCTCGACTGGGTACTCCCCCAACCGGAACTGCTGGATGATGGCGGACTTATTCGGCTGACAATCGGTCCTCTGACCGACACTCAGTTACCCGAGTTTCTGCCGGGTGGCACTGGCATTCAACAGGTTCGATTACTGGCGGGCTACTTGTTTCCGGTCGATGCAGACTGGCGGCTGGATGTTCTGACCGATGCCGTCAATGATGTGTTTAGGCTGTCGGCGAGTGGCATAACGGGACGGTTGGGTCTAACAACCACGCTAAGCTAA
- a CDS encoding type VI secretion system baseplate subunit TssF translates to MTPQRQRSREAIRSEMIREIARIWNYDESDMAVESFDPLVGMLLGAFATGIEGLHHELQNSRSRIVQRLAKLLTPDVMTGPQPAHAVMRAHVIDPSFDVLPTHPFSCSVGGREIHFSAAGSFTLVNAKIKTVVIQNKIREYGPSSKESFMNQILPGNQCWLGLSVDADLDSFEKLLLFFDWRNDPLRAIHLDQVADIRLFLDQTEISAEPGLPEHYEPGPTTVSSQLHEYVRRYYGRHFLTVSSVSKKTNQPIALNEHRQKCPAALSQGLSPEESAKFFSQELVWLHLQFPESLSDEVTYRTQIEVNAFPVVNRKLCTDTHDIRPLFNVFPVRVEAQESFLEMIDVETTNGIRVSEAQQITRDGQNQYVLRQGGITRFDERDSYDLVSYLITLLRDESAMFMALGRSELESEVDEIRKRLEKINTAIGEGSDQNTFLTVKTTEKNGKLTVRFWSTKGDVANRIPFGTKLSKDRSQIVFSDEESILLTTSTGGKQRLKPDENLPAFRQALLTRGRVVTIEDIKAVCFADLGDKLLSVKVTKGLSTGAMKTQGLIRTMDVLLTPNPARPTPLDQWDDHCHRLKHLIEQQAFAAMPYRVMLEN, encoded by the coding sequence ATGACGCCACAACGACAACGGTCCCGCGAAGCCATTCGCAGCGAGATGATTCGGGAAATAGCCCGAATCTGGAACTACGACGAATCCGATATGGCGGTCGAGAGTTTCGATCCGCTGGTTGGCATGCTTCTGGGCGCTTTCGCTACCGGTATCGAAGGACTGCACCACGAATTGCAAAACTCGCGCAGCCGTATCGTGCAGCGTCTCGCCAAACTCCTCACGCCCGATGTGATGACGGGCCCGCAACCGGCTCATGCCGTGATGCGCGCGCACGTCATCGATCCATCGTTCGACGTACTGCCCACGCATCCGTTCTCGTGCAGCGTGGGCGGGCGGGAGATTCATTTTTCGGCGGCAGGGTCGTTCACGCTCGTCAATGCCAAAATCAAGACCGTTGTTATCCAGAACAAAATCAGGGAATACGGTCCGTCGTCCAAGGAGTCGTTCATGAATCAGATTCTGCCCGGCAACCAGTGCTGGCTGGGTCTGTCGGTTGACGCAGATCTTGATTCGTTCGAGAAGCTGCTGCTGTTCTTCGACTGGCGCAACGATCCGCTCCGGGCTATACACCTTGATCAGGTAGCCGACATTCGGCTCTTTCTGGACCAGACCGAAATCAGCGCCGAACCGGGGTTACCCGAGCATTACGAGCCTGGGCCGACGACGGTTTCGAGTCAGCTTCACGAATACGTTCGGCGCTACTACGGTCGGCATTTCCTGACCGTTAGTAGTGTCTCCAAGAAAACGAACCAGCCCATTGCGCTGAACGAGCACCGGCAGAAATGTCCAGCTGCATTAAGTCAGGGATTATCGCCCGAAGAGTCCGCCAAGTTTTTCTCGCAGGAACTGGTCTGGCTACATCTGCAATTTCCCGAAAGCCTATCCGATGAAGTCACCTACCGCACCCAAATCGAAGTCAACGCCTTTCCGGTCGTGAACCGAAAACTGTGTACCGATACGCACGACATTCGACCGCTGTTCAACGTCTTTCCCGTCCGGGTTGAAGCCCAGGAGTCATTTCTGGAAATGATCGACGTTGAAACCACGAACGGAATTCGGGTCAGCGAAGCGCAACAAATTACCCGCGATGGGCAGAACCAGTACGTGCTCCGACAGGGCGGCATCACCCGCTTCGACGAGCGGGACAGCTACGATCTTGTGTCATACCTGATTACGCTGCTACGCGACGAAAGTGCCATGTTTATGGCGCTGGGCCGAAGTGAATTGGAAAGCGAAGTGGATGAAATACGCAAACGGCTCGAAAAAATCAATACAGCCATCGGCGAAGGCAGCGATCAGAACACCTTTCTAACCGTAAAAACGACCGAAAAAAACGGAAAACTAACGGTTAGATTCTGGAGCACGAAAGGAGATGTAGCCAACCGGATTCCGTTCGGCACCAAGCTTAGCAAAGACCGGAGTCAGATCGTTTTTTCGGATGAAGAATCCATCCTGCTAACCACCTCAACGGGCGGCAAACAACGACTCAAGCCCGACGAAAATCTACCCGCTTTCCGGCAGGCGCTGCTCACGAGAGGTCGGGTGGTAACGATTGAAGATATCAAGGCCGTTTGTTTTGCCGATCTGGGTGATAAGCTGCTTTCAGTTAAGGTCACGAAAGGACTTTCGACGGGAGCAATGAAAACACAGGGACTGATCCGGACGATGGATGTCCTGCTGACGCCCAATCCGGCCCGGCCCACGCCCCTCGACCAATGGGATGATCATTGTCACCGACTGAAACACCTCATTGAACAACAGGCATTTGCTGCGATGCCCTACCGGGTCATGCTGGAAAATTAA
- a CDS encoding GPW/gp25 family protein, whose protein sequence is MPADYYAIPPSFGALTKRQPIDKLPLSESVAQNIALYLSTRPNEYHFDPDYGCIIHNYEFHELNETPSKDQIKRSIEEYLRKFDKRIEPERVAVDVADIEEKIDGRNPRICRYVQIVIRCRMTQTREILPEMKFRVVRYS, encoded by the coding sequence ATGCCAGCCGACTACTACGCCATACCGCCCTCTTTTGGTGCGCTCACCAAGCGTCAGCCAATCGACAAACTACCACTCAGCGAATCCGTGGCGCAGAACATCGCGCTCTATCTGTCCACCCGGCCCAACGAGTACCATTTCGACCCAGACTACGGTTGCATCATTCACAATTATGAGTTTCACGAGCTGAACGAAACGCCCAGCAAAGATCAGATCAAACGCTCCATCGAAGAGTACTTGCGTAAGTTCGACAAGCGGATCGAACCCGAACGGGTAGCGGTTGACGTAGCCGATATCGAAGAAAAAATAGATGGCCGCAATCCGCGCATCTGCCGCTATGTACAGATCGTGATCCGCTGCCGGATGACCCAAACCCGCGAAATACTACCTGAAATGAAGTTCAGGGTCGTTCGCTATTCGTAA
- a CDS encoding type VI secretion system Vgr family protein: MPSTNQYIATAEVTINGTTLKRFNSVRICQRFDSHHEFTLTLSPDMLDSGSTVKLKDLGQNFVGEAVSIKFKQGEKGQTGAVSETQTLLFKGIVTGVQLLKSHLETNSITITGSSPTLLFSASRTTRSFDEMTPSAIIEKIASSLGLSVSVSATSNPKLPYITQYQEDDFTFAQRLARDYGQWFFYDGEKVYYGKRSSDTGVALIHGSNFFDMDYRLRVSPMKMTANYYDFSTGEFLSSAVTGNDVDGLQEFAKLVRDKSSALFKDDPVDISYQNHQKEDTLKNAAKLRLSEMSTKLAVLQGRTAEMQLKIGGLVKIKDAIYAVSDARQGAQLQETIDYGTFLVTQLNHYFDSRGVYQATFEAVPQDTEFPPVAYNVVTPNAECQPAIVKRVDDPDGLGRIQVQFAWQKDSNQTTPWVRVAQPMAYKDRGVYFIPEVNEIVFVDFEFGNPDLPFVRGTMFHGNNTPGPLFNQDNNIKGIITRGGNHILISDEAGKESIKIYNKDNKNEIVLSLDGETTINIKSEGKINIEAKDTITMKAKTIEMTADQEWKVKAGKTEISNDQGMKISANTKVELAGQAGVKVEGANIDIEAQAQASIKANAQLALESSGQASLKGAVVMIN; the protein is encoded by the coding sequence ATGCCCTCAACGAACCAATACATAGCCACTGCCGAAGTAACGATCAATGGCACTACATTGAAGCGATTCAACAGTGTTCGCATTTGTCAGCGTTTCGATTCGCACCACGAGTTTACCCTCACGCTTTCACCCGATATGCTCGACAGCGGGTCGACGGTCAAATTAAAGGACTTGGGGCAGAACTTTGTCGGTGAGGCTGTGTCCATTAAGTTTAAACAGGGGGAAAAAGGACAGACTGGTGCCGTATCCGAAACGCAAACGCTACTGTTCAAAGGCATTGTTACGGGCGTACAACTATTGAAGAGTCATCTGGAAACAAATAGCATTACCATTACTGGGAGTAGTCCGACTTTACTATTCAGCGCAAGCCGAACAACCCGCTCATTTGATGAGATGACACCAAGTGCTATTATTGAAAAGATCGCGTCATCGCTCGGACTTTCGGTTTCTGTCTCGGCCACCAGTAACCCCAAATTACCCTATATCACCCAATATCAGGAAGACGACTTTACGTTCGCACAACGATTGGCCAGAGACTACGGACAATGGTTCTTCTACGACGGTGAAAAAGTATACTATGGTAAGCGTTCATCCGATACGGGCGTAGCCCTTATCCACGGCAGTAATTTCTTCGATATGGATTACCGCCTGCGGGTATCACCCATGAAGATGACCGCCAACTATTACGACTTTTCTACAGGCGAATTCCTATCATCAGCCGTAACGGGCAATGATGTGGATGGTCTTCAGGAATTCGCCAAACTGGTTCGCGACAAATCCAGCGCATTGTTTAAAGATGACCCCGTAGACATTAGCTATCAGAACCACCAGAAAGAAGATACCCTGAAAAATGCCGCCAAGCTTAGGCTGAGCGAAATGTCTACCAAATTGGCCGTACTACAGGGGCGAACCGCTGAAATGCAGCTAAAGATCGGCGGTCTAGTTAAGATCAAGGACGCCATCTATGCGGTCAGCGATGCTCGCCAGGGGGCCCAGCTCCAGGAAACCATTGATTATGGCACATTTCTGGTCACGCAACTCAACCATTACTTCGACTCGCGGGGGGTATATCAGGCAACATTCGAAGCCGTTCCGCAGGATACTGAATTTCCCCCCGTCGCGTACAACGTTGTCACCCCAAACGCCGAGTGCCAGCCAGCCATCGTTAAGCGGGTCGATGATCCTGATGGTTTAGGTCGGATTCAGGTTCAGTTTGCCTGGCAGAAAGATAGTAACCAAACTACACCCTGGGTGCGCGTCGCCCAGCCTATGGCCTACAAAGACCGGGGTGTCTACTTTATTCCAGAAGTCAATGAAATCGTATTTGTTGACTTCGAGTTTGGCAACCCTGATCTACCGTTCGTACGGGGCACTATGTTTCACGGCAACAACACGCCTGGCCCCCTGTTTAACCAAGACAACAACATCAAGGGCATCATCACAAGGGGTGGCAACCACATTCTGATCAGCGACGAAGCGGGGAAAGAAAGCATCAAAATTTATAATAAGGACAACAAAAATGAGATCGTCTTATCGCTCGACGGGGAAACGACCATCAACATAAAAAGCGAGGGTAAGATCAACATTGAGGCCAAGGACACCATTACGATGAAGGCCAAAACGATTGAAATGACGGCCGATCAGGAATGGAAAGTCAAAGCCGGCAAGACGGAGATCAGTAATGATCAGGGCATGAAAATAAGCGCCAATACCAAGGTTGAACTAGCCGGTCAGGCAGGGGTGAAAGTAGAGGGTGCTAATATTGACATCGAAGCGCAGGCACAGGCATCAATCAAAGCGAATGCGCAACTGGCTCTGGAAAGCAGCGGTCAGGCATCACTCAAGGGCGCAGTCGTCATGATTAATTAA